Proteins encoded by one window of Kribbella italica:
- a CDS encoding nitroreductase family deazaflavin-dependent oxidoreductase, with protein MKQTYDKNRVITSGQGSMRVFNRLVAAMTKAGISLMGSRVLSVKGRKSGEWRSTPVNLMTLDGQPYLVAPRGHVQWVKNLRATPEARLRIGRRTEVFHAVELADADKPEILRVYLKKWAWEVGAFFEGDVDKNSSLETLLQVAPGVPVFKITQDAKMGR; from the coding sequence ATGAAGCAGACGTACGACAAGAACCGCGTGATCACCTCCGGCCAGGGCAGCATGCGGGTCTTCAACCGGCTCGTCGCCGCCATGACCAAGGCCGGGATCAGCCTGATGGGCAGCCGGGTCCTGTCGGTCAAGGGCCGCAAGTCCGGCGAGTGGCGCAGTACGCCGGTCAACCTGATGACGCTCGACGGCCAGCCGTACCTGGTCGCCCCGCGCGGTCACGTCCAGTGGGTCAAGAACCTACGCGCCACCCCCGAGGCCCGGCTCCGGATCGGTCGCAGGACCGAGGTGTTCCACGCCGTCGAGCTGGCCGACGCCGACAAGCCCGAGATCCTGCGGGTCTACCTCAAGAAGTGGGCCTGGGAGGTCGGCGCCTTCTTCGAGGGCGACGTCGACAAGAACTCCTCGCTCGAGACGCTGCTGCAGGTCGCGCCCGGCGTACCGGTCTTCAAGATCACCCAGGATGCCAAGATGGGCCGATGA
- a CDS encoding adenosine deaminase: MITPEQLTAAPKVLLHDHLDGGLRPATIVELAQEIGHRLPRTDAGELGEWFVESADSGSLERYLETFDHTVAVMQNAAAISRVASECVQDLAADGVVYAEIRYAPEQHLTAGLSLEQVVNAVREGFEHGMANAERPIVARQLLTAMRHQARSMEIAELSVAYRDAGVVGFDIAGAEAGYPPTRHLDAFEYLQRENAHFTIHAGEAFGLPSIWQAIQWCGADRLGHGVRIIDDITENADGSVELGRLAAYVRDRRIPLEMCPSSNLQTGAAESIADHPIGLLTKLRFRVTVNTDNRLMSGTSMTRELALLADAFGYGLADFRWFAINAMKSAFVPFDERLAIIDGVIKPWYAAELG; encoded by the coding sequence ATGATCACTCCCGAGCAGTTGACCGCGGCGCCGAAGGTGCTGCTGCACGATCACCTGGACGGCGGCTTGCGGCCCGCGACGATCGTCGAGCTGGCCCAGGAGATCGGGCACCGGCTGCCGCGGACCGATGCCGGTGAGCTCGGCGAGTGGTTCGTCGAGTCGGCCGACTCCGGCTCGCTGGAGCGGTACCTGGAGACCTTCGACCACACCGTCGCGGTGATGCAGAACGCCGCCGCGATCAGCCGGGTCGCGAGCGAGTGTGTGCAGGACCTGGCCGCGGACGGCGTCGTGTACGCCGAGATCCGCTACGCGCCCGAGCAGCACCTGACCGCCGGGCTCAGCCTGGAGCAGGTCGTCAACGCGGTCCGCGAAGGCTTCGAGCACGGCATGGCGAACGCCGAGCGCCCGATCGTCGCCCGCCAGCTGCTGACCGCGATGCGGCACCAGGCGCGCTCGATGGAGATCGCCGAGCTGTCCGTCGCCTACCGCGACGCGGGAGTCGTCGGCTTCGACATCGCCGGCGCCGAGGCGGGCTACCCGCCCACCCGGCACCTGGACGCGTTCGAGTACCTGCAGCGCGAGAACGCGCACTTCACCATCCACGCCGGCGAAGCCTTCGGCCTGCCGTCGATCTGGCAGGCGATCCAGTGGTGCGGCGCCGACCGGCTCGGCCACGGCGTCCGGATCATCGACGACATCACCGAGAATGCCGACGGCAGCGTCGAGCTCGGCCGGCTGGCGGCGTACGTGCGCGACCGCCGGATCCCGCTCGAGATGTGCCCGAGCAGCAACCTGCAGACCGGCGCGGCCGAGTCCATCGCCGACCACCCGATCGGTCTGCTCACCAAGCTCCGCTTCCGGGTCACGGTCAACACCGACAACCGCCTGATGAGCGGTACGTCGATGACCCGCGAGCTCGCGCTGCTCGCCGACGCCTTCGGCTACGGCCTGGCCGACTTCCGCTGGTTCGCGATCAACGCGATGAAGTCCGCGTTCGTCCCGTTCGACGAGCGCCTCGCGATCATCGACGGCGTCATCAAACCCTGGTACGCCGCCGAGCTCGGCTGA
- a CDS encoding SigE family RNA polymerase sigma factor, with protein MQGETFSEPGVWIGAATRRVDDSAAEFSAYVAERYDGLLRMSYLLTQDRGLAEDLLQTTLARCWLSWSKIKAENPHYYVRRSLVNTHRAWWRVKRSRWEIPTDSVPYAVADGGYDVLHENAVLLEALGRLPRRMCAVIVLRYLEDLSELETARILGCSTGTVKSQSSRALAKLRDDPALSKEAWR; from the coding sequence ATGCAGGGGGAGACGTTCTCTGAGCCGGGGGTGTGGATCGGCGCGGCCACGCGCCGGGTGGACGACTCCGCCGCCGAGTTCAGCGCGTACGTCGCCGAGCGGTACGACGGCCTGCTGCGGATGTCGTACCTGCTGACCCAGGACCGCGGTCTCGCCGAGGACCTGCTGCAGACGACGCTGGCCCGCTGCTGGTTGTCGTGGTCGAAGATCAAGGCCGAGAACCCGCACTACTACGTCCGTCGATCGTTGGTGAACACCCACCGTGCCTGGTGGCGGGTGAAGCGGAGTCGATGGGAGATCCCCACCGATTCCGTCCCGTATGCCGTCGCTGACGGCGGGTACGACGTCCTGCACGAGAACGCCGTCCTCCTCGAAGCACTCGGCCGGCTGCCGCGGCGGATGTGTGCCGTGATCGTGCTGCGCTACCTGGAGGACCTGTCGGAGCTCGAGACCGCGCGGATCCTCGGCTGCAGCACCGGCACCGTGAAGAGCCAGTCGAGTCGCGCGCTGGCCAAGCTGCGCGACGATCCCGCCCTGAGCAAGGAGGCCTGGCGATGA
- a CDS encoding PadR family transcriptional regulator codes for MVRRKVSNPLAFAVLGSLGERPMHPYEISTMLKARGKDGSIKLNYGSLYSVVTALEKAGFVEAVETVREGNRPERTIYAITAAGREEFDGWLAELLGTPEKDFSQLEAGLAYLPAFAPDRVADLLEQRAGVLEQEAAGLERMHDLMRSKKFPEIFWIESEFRVELLRTEITFARRLAERIRTDDLEGTEFWRRTHDLVAELGVHPADLLKDPVKYFGVDFPWLREVPPEAQ; via the coding sequence ATGGTCCGGCGCAAGGTGAGCAATCCGCTGGCGTTCGCCGTGCTCGGCAGTCTCGGCGAGCGGCCGATGCACCCGTACGAGATCTCGACGATGCTCAAGGCCCGGGGCAAGGACGGGAGCATCAAGCTCAATTACGGTTCGCTGTACTCCGTCGTCACCGCACTGGAGAAGGCCGGCTTCGTCGAGGCGGTCGAGACCGTCCGCGAGGGCAACCGCCCGGAGCGGACGATCTACGCGATCACCGCCGCCGGGCGGGAGGAGTTCGACGGCTGGCTGGCCGAGTTGCTCGGGACGCCGGAGAAGGACTTCAGCCAGCTCGAGGCCGGCCTGGCCTACCTTCCGGCGTTCGCGCCGGACCGGGTCGCGGACCTGCTCGAGCAGCGGGCCGGCGTACTGGAGCAGGAGGCCGCCGGGCTGGAGCGCATGCACGACCTGATGCGCTCGAAGAAGTTCCCGGAGATCTTCTGGATCGAGTCGGAGTTCCGGGTCGAACTGCTGCGCACCGAGATCACGTTCGCGCGCCGGCTCGCGGAGCGGATCCGGACCGACGACCTGGAGGGCACCGAGTTCTGGCGCCGGACCCACGACCTGGTCGCCGAGCTCGGCGTCCACCCGGCCGACCTGCTGAAGGATCCGGTCAAGTACTTCGGTGTCGACTTCCCCTGGTTGCGGGAGGTCCCACCGGAAGCACAGTGA
- a CDS encoding ATP-binding cassette domain-containing protein produces MVSHALTAVDLVKTYPGARRGPGVRALDGLTFSVPEGVVLGLLGPNGAGKSTTVKILTTLSRADSGTALVAGYDVNREQDQVRHVIGYVPQKASSDPMATGLENLVLSGRIHGLSRSTATSRARDLLERFSLTEQAARQVKTYSGGQQRRLDVALGLVHRPKVLFLDEPTTGLDPEARADLWAEVRLLAGGEGLTVLLTTHYLEEADRLADQLAIVDHGKIVAEGTPEGLKAELRGDTVQVELVEADADGSVRGLLAGLPGIREIVVEGNVLRARVDRGATAVPAVLGALEEKAIPVGAVTVSRPSLDDVYLSYTGRSFQAAEEQVA; encoded by the coding sequence ATGGTCAGTCATGCCCTGACGGCCGTCGACCTGGTCAAGACCTATCCCGGAGCCCGCCGCGGCCCCGGGGTCCGGGCCCTCGACGGTCTCACGTTCAGCGTGCCGGAAGGAGTCGTGCTCGGTCTGCTCGGACCGAACGGCGCCGGCAAGTCCACTACCGTCAAGATCCTCACCACGTTGTCCCGCGCGGACTCCGGGACGGCGCTCGTCGCCGGGTACGACGTCAACCGCGAGCAGGACCAGGTCCGGCACGTGATCGGCTACGTGCCGCAGAAGGCGAGCTCGGACCCGATGGCCACCGGCCTGGAGAACCTCGTGCTGAGCGGCCGCATCCACGGGCTGTCCCGGTCCACGGCCACCAGTCGCGCACGGGATCTGCTGGAGCGCTTCAGTCTTACCGAGCAGGCCGCGAGGCAGGTCAAGACGTACTCCGGCGGTCAGCAGCGCCGGCTCGACGTCGCGCTCGGCTTGGTGCACCGCCCGAAGGTCTTGTTCCTCGACGAGCCGACCACCGGCCTCGATCCCGAGGCACGGGCCGATCTGTGGGCCGAGGTCCGGCTGCTGGCCGGCGGCGAGGGTCTCACCGTGCTGCTCACGACGCACTACCTGGAGGAGGCCGACCGGCTGGCGGACCAGCTGGCGATCGTCGACCACGGCAAGATCGTTGCCGAGGGCACCCCTGAGGGCCTGAAGGCGGAGCTGCGCGGTGACACCGTGCAGGTCGAGCTGGTCGAGGCCGATGCCGACGGCTCGGTCCGGGGGTTGCTGGCCGGTCTGCCGGGGATCCGGGAGATCGTTGTTGAGGGCAACGTTCTGCGGGCGCGCGTCGACCGCGGCGCGACCGCCGTACCGGCGGTGCTGGGAGCCCTCGAGGAGAAGGCGATTCCGGTCGGTGCGGTGACGGTGTCGCGGCCGTCCCTGGACGACGTGTACCTGAGCTACACCGGCCGGTCGTTCCAGGCGGCGGAAGAGCAGGTGGCGTGA
- a CDS encoding ABC transporter permease, whose translation MSTPVLAHTGLITSRWLRAQFRSPALIAFTLVQPAIWLLLFGQLFKGIVDLPGFGSTSYIAFLTPGIVMMTALMSSGWNGTTFITDMERGVMDRMLASPVRRGALMAGQLISNATSTAIQALLVFGIGLAAGARYDGGVVGFLVTVAASVLIGTAFGSLSNAVALLTRQQEALIGISQFVSLPLTFMSSIMIDPKLAPHWVEVAARFNPVDWATIAARESLSANPDWGSAGRHGLYLLAFTLVVAYLSTRAFRTYQRSV comes from the coding sequence ATGAGCACCCCAGTCCTGGCGCACACCGGGTTGATCACGTCCCGCTGGCTGCGGGCGCAGTTCCGCTCGCCGGCCCTGATCGCGTTCACGCTCGTGCAGCCGGCGATCTGGCTGCTGCTGTTCGGGCAGCTGTTCAAGGGGATCGTCGACCTGCCTGGCTTCGGCAGTACGTCGTACATCGCGTTCCTCACGCCGGGCATCGTGATGATGACCGCGCTGATGTCGAGCGGCTGGAACGGCACCACGTTCATCACCGACATGGAGCGCGGCGTGATGGACCGGATGCTCGCGTCGCCGGTCCGCCGCGGCGCACTGATGGCCGGGCAGCTGATCAGCAACGCCACCAGTACGGCGATCCAGGCGCTGCTCGTCTTCGGCATCGGCCTCGCGGCCGGCGCCCGGTACGACGGCGGCGTAGTCGGGTTCCTCGTCACGGTCGCGGCGTCGGTGCTGATCGGGACGGCGTTCGGCTCGCTGTCGAACGCGGTCGCCCTGCTCACCCGTCAGCAGGAGGCGCTGATCGGCATCTCCCAGTTCGTCTCACTGCCGCTGACGTTCATGTCGTCGATCATGATCGACCCGAAACTCGCCCCGCACTGGGTCGAGGTCGCGGCGCGCTTCAACCCCGTCGACTGGGCCACCATCGCCGCCCGGGAGTCCCTGTCCGCCAACCCCGACTGGGGTTCCGCGGGCCGGCACGGCCTGTACCTGCTGGCCTTCACACTGGTGGTCGCCTACCTGTCGACCCGGGCGTTCCGTACGTACCAGCGCTCGGTCTGA
- a CDS encoding peptidoglycan-binding domain-containing protein — MFVRAGLAIAALTAPLGLLATAPAGAAEALSQCDGSRTVAVGGGWEVTTPGLWESTSVTCNLVYGDFPHRNPAEPFGDPAGAIKGLQQTLNYCYGAKIIVNGYYGATTRDAVTAVQRRTGLPADGIYGPQTRSAMNWRLHDPAKGIDSTNCYSPV, encoded by the coding sequence ATGTTCGTCCGAGCTGGTCTCGCGATCGCCGCACTCACCGCCCCGCTGGGGCTTCTGGCCACCGCCCCTGCCGGCGCGGCCGAGGCCTTGTCCCAGTGCGACGGCAGCCGCACCGTGGCGGTCGGTGGCGGGTGGGAGGTCACGACACCAGGGCTCTGGGAGAGCACGAGCGTGACCTGCAACCTGGTGTACGGCGACTTCCCGCACCGGAACCCGGCGGAGCCCTTCGGTGATCCGGCGGGGGCGATCAAGGGGCTGCAGCAGACGCTGAACTACTGCTACGGCGCCAAGATCATCGTGAACGGGTACTACGGCGCGACGACCCGCGACGCCGTCACGGCGGTGCAGCGCCGGACCGGCCTCCCCGCGGACGGGATCTACGGTCCGCAGACCCGGTCGGCGATGAACTGGCGGCTGCACGATCCGGCGAAGGGCATCGACAGCACGAACTGCTACAGCCCGGTCTGA
- a CDS encoding acyltransferase family protein → MSKLEPPSPQAGSRRLSWDVVRVVAVFAVVVNHAAFEGPVLHPELGAPLGRTPFQVGASVLLVISAYFVCVTVRKGPTLPWLWKRICRVLPPYLVAVLATYSLLVLFGPDNWILPTPRDLWGNLTLIASLDPTVRLIDGSYWTLPLQLMAFVAAALLWPRGVGSPSRITVLLWVMTIAPVILQWHDRILRSPLVVQQLWNGFGFHRLQLFAIGIAIWLWSQRRITAVHLGALLVATVFAQYVHTSDLPSALGIGALLVLVAFAARGPDWLVFTPVRRPIQFLAKISFGLYLLNQELGYLFAYHLMRLGLGRTEQVVGAVAGVVVLAWLLTRYVEQPAYRTLTQLVVPLQRLGFRAVARLRP, encoded by the coding sequence TTGTCGAAATTGGAACCGCCCTCACCCCAGGCCGGTTCACGCCGCCTGAGCTGGGATGTTGTCCGAGTAGTCGCCGTTTTCGCTGTCGTCGTCAACCACGCGGCCTTCGAGGGGCCGGTGCTGCACCCCGAGCTGGGCGCACCGCTCGGCCGGACCCCGTTCCAGGTCGGCGCGAGTGTGCTGCTGGTGATCAGCGCGTACTTCGTCTGCGTGACGGTCCGCAAAGGCCCGACGCTGCCCTGGCTGTGGAAGCGGATCTGCCGGGTCCTCCCGCCCTACCTGGTGGCCGTGCTGGCGACGTACAGCCTGCTGGTGCTCTTCGGCCCGGACAACTGGATCCTCCCGACCCCGCGGGACCTGTGGGGCAACCTGACGCTGATCGCGTCACTGGACCCGACCGTGCGGCTGATCGACGGCTCGTACTGGACGCTGCCGCTGCAGCTGATGGCGTTCGTCGCGGCCGCGCTGCTCTGGCCGCGCGGGGTGGGCTCACCGTCGAGGATCACCGTGCTGCTGTGGGTGATGACGATCGCGCCGGTGATCCTGCAGTGGCACGACCGGATCCTGCGCAGTCCCCTGGTGGTGCAGCAACTGTGGAACGGGTTCGGCTTCCACCGGTTGCAGCTGTTCGCGATCGGGATCGCGATCTGGTTGTGGTCGCAGCGCCGGATCACCGCGGTGCACCTCGGCGCACTGCTGGTCGCCACGGTGTTCGCGCAGTACGTGCACACGTCGGACCTGCCGTCGGCGCTCGGGATCGGCGCCCTGCTGGTCCTGGTCGCGTTCGCCGCGCGCGGTCCGGACTGGCTGGTGTTCACGCCGGTCCGGCGACCGATCCAGTTCCTGGCCAAGATCTCGTTCGGCCTCTACCTGCTCAACCAGGAGCTCGGCTACCTGTTCGCCTACCACTTGATGCGCCTCGGCCTCGGCCGCACCGAGCAGGTCGTCGGAGCCGTCGCCGGCGTCGTCGTCCTCGCCTGGCTCCTCACCCGGTACGTCGAGCAACCGGCGTACCGCACGCTGACCCAGCTGGTCGTCCCCCTCCAACGCCTCGGCTTCCGGGCCGTCGCCCGGCTCCGCCCCTGA
- a CDS encoding helix-turn-helix domain-containing protein, whose product MLRKIAVVLMEDVALFEFGVLSEVFGIDRTDDGVPAFDFKVCSTRPGEPLRTSSHSAVIAPYGLDELEDADLVALPATTWREAYDERILSALRKAEARGAILLTVCSGAFVLGAAGLLDGRNCATHWRYADLFRERYPRARLDPDVLFVDDGNIITSAGTAAGIDACLHLVRRELGSAVATRIARRMVVPPQRDGGQRQYVEVPVPESSSESLQPVLDWMVANLTIEHTVPDLARRAQMSERTFARRFVAETGTTPLKWVTTQRVLHARTLLEQTSLGIEQIAAEAGFGTAALLRHHFRRVVGVPPQNYRRTFQTA is encoded by the coding sequence ATGTTGCGCAAGATCGCCGTGGTGCTGATGGAGGACGTCGCACTCTTCGAGTTCGGGGTGCTCTCGGAGGTCTTCGGGATCGACCGGACCGACGACGGGGTGCCCGCGTTCGACTTCAAGGTCTGCTCGACCCGCCCGGGTGAACCGCTGCGGACCAGCAGCCACTCGGCCGTCATCGCGCCGTACGGGCTGGACGAGCTGGAGGACGCCGACCTGGTCGCGCTGCCCGCGACCACCTGGCGCGAGGCGTACGACGAGCGCATCCTGTCCGCCCTGCGCAAAGCCGAGGCCCGTGGCGCGATCCTGCTGACGGTCTGCTCGGGCGCGTTCGTGCTCGGCGCCGCCGGGCTGCTCGACGGGCGCAACTGCGCGACCCACTGGCGGTACGCCGACCTCTTCCGCGAGCGCTACCCGCGCGCCCGGCTCGACCCGGACGTCCTGTTCGTCGACGACGGCAACATCATCACCAGCGCCGGTACGGCGGCCGGCATCGACGCCTGCCTGCACCTGGTCCGCCGCGAGCTCGGCAGCGCCGTCGCGACCCGGATCGCCCGCCGGATGGTCGTCCCGCCGCAGCGCGACGGCGGCCAGCGCCAGTACGTCGAGGTCCCCGTCCCGGAGTCGTCGAGCGAGAGCCTGCAGCCGGTCCTGGACTGGATGGTCGCCAACCTGACCATCGAGCACACCGTGCCCGACCTGGCCCGCCGCGCGCAGATGTCGGAGCGGACGTTCGCCCGCCGCTTCGTCGCCGAAACCGGGACGACGCCGCTCAAGTGGGTCACCACGCAGCGCGTACTGCACGCCCGGACCCTGCTCGAGCAGACCTCGCTGGGCATCGAGCAGATCGCCGCCGAGGCCGGCTTCGGCACGGCGGCACTGCTGCGCCACCACTTCCGTCGCGTCGTCGGCGTCCCGCCGCAGAACTACCGGCGCACGTTCCAGACCGCCTGA
- a CDS encoding class I SAM-dependent methyltransferase, with product MDDYRVVNRESWDERVAAHAASPDYKLAEFARDPEFISDVVRFDLPRLGDVSGLRGVHLQCHIGTDTISLARRGARMSGLDFSGPAVEQAQGFADQLGLEIDFHQADVYDAVEVLGAAAYDLVFTGIGAIGWLPSIDRWAATVSGLLKPGGRLFIREGHPMLWTLDDATDKLEVGFPYFETREPQVWDEGGTYVETDVEFQHTVTHEWNHGLGEIITALIKHGLQLTAFEEHDSAPWIALPGKMTKDPGFAEWRLTDRPERLPCTYTLQAVKL from the coding sequence ATGGACGACTACCGGGTGGTCAATCGGGAGAGCTGGGACGAGCGGGTGGCCGCGCATGCGGCGTCGCCGGACTACAAGCTGGCGGAGTTCGCGCGGGATCCGGAGTTCATCTCCGACGTGGTGCGGTTCGATCTGCCGCGGCTGGGTGACGTCAGTGGTCTGCGCGGCGTGCACTTGCAGTGCCACATCGGCACCGACACGATTTCCCTGGCCAGGCGGGGCGCGCGGATGAGCGGGCTGGACTTCTCCGGGCCGGCTGTCGAGCAGGCGCAGGGCTTCGCGGACCAGCTCGGGCTGGAGATCGACTTCCACCAGGCCGACGTGTACGACGCGGTCGAGGTGCTCGGCGCCGCGGCGTACGACCTGGTCTTCACCGGGATCGGCGCGATCGGCTGGCTGCCGAGCATCGACCGCTGGGCGGCGACGGTGAGCGGACTGCTGAAACCAGGCGGACGCCTGTTCATCCGCGAGGGGCACCCGATGCTCTGGACGCTCGACGACGCGACCGACAAGCTCGAGGTCGGCTTCCCGTACTTCGAGACGCGGGAGCCGCAGGTCTGGGACGAGGGCGGCACCTACGTCGAGACCGACGTGGAGTTCCAGCACACCGTGACCCACGAGTGGAACCACGGCCTGGGCGAGATCATCACCGCGTTGATCAAGCACGGCCTGCAGCTGACCGCCTTCGAGGAACACGACAGCGCTCCCTGGATCGCGCTGCCGGGCAAGATGACCAAGGACCCCGGCTTCGCCGAGTGGCGGCTGACCGACCGCCCCGAGCGGCTGCCCTGCACCTACACCCTGCAGGCCGTCAAACTCTGA
- a CDS encoding Fpg/Nei family DNA glycosylase, with product MPELPEVESLAGFLRERAVGRAIVRADITAISALKTYDPPISALTGLLIDDVSRHGKFLDLEASGVHLVIHLARAGWLRWREQQSTGLVRPGKGPIALRLILDDESGFDLTEAGTQKKLAVYVVRTINEVPGIAKLGPDPFLLSPEGFAEILHEAGRVQLKGVLRNQSVIAGIGNAYSDEILHVAKMSPFKPASNLSDDELQELYTAMQETLRDAVERSKGLAAQDLKSEKRSGMRVHGRKGEKCPVCGDTVREVSFADSSLQYCATCQTGGKPLADRRLSKLLK from the coding sequence GTGCCCGAGTTGCCGGAAGTCGAATCGCTGGCGGGGTTCCTGCGGGAGCGCGCCGTCGGACGGGCGATCGTGCGTGCCGACATCACCGCGATCAGCGCGCTGAAGACCTACGACCCGCCGATCTCCGCCCTGACCGGGCTGCTGATCGACGACGTCAGCCGGCACGGCAAGTTCCTCGACCTCGAGGCCTCCGGCGTGCACCTGGTGATCCACCTGGCCCGCGCCGGCTGGCTGCGCTGGCGCGAGCAGCAGTCGACCGGTCTGGTCCGTCCGGGCAAGGGCCCGATCGCGCTCCGGCTGATCCTGGACGACGAGTCCGGCTTCGACCTGACCGAGGCCGGCACGCAGAAGAAGCTCGCGGTGTACGTCGTCCGCACCATCAACGAGGTCCCCGGGATCGCCAAGCTCGGCCCCGACCCGTTCCTGCTCTCGCCCGAGGGCTTCGCCGAGATCCTGCACGAGGCCGGCCGGGTCCAGCTCAAGGGCGTACTGCGCAACCAGTCGGTGATCGCCGGGATCGGCAACGCCTACTCCGACGAGATCCTGCACGTCGCGAAGATGAGCCCGTTCAAGCCGGCCTCCAACCTGAGCGATGACGAGCTGCAGGAGCTCTACACCGCGATGCAGGAGACCCTGCGCGACGCGGTCGAGCGGTCGAAGGGCCTGGCCGCCCAGGACCTGAAGTCGGAGAAGCGCAGCGGCATGCGCGTACACGGCCGCAAGGGCGAGAAGTGCCCGGTCTGCGGCGACACCGTCCGCGAGGTCAGCTTCGCCGACTCCTCCCTGCAGTACTGCGCGACCTGTCAGACAGGCGGCAAGCCGTTGGCCGACCGCCGCCTGTCCAAGCTGCTCAAGTAG
- a CDS encoding trypsin-like serine peptidase, whose product MTRPVLRLLAAGVLLTSTAVATATPSTATPPAATTAVQAPAVPQKAGGLDATGYWTAEKLKNAIPADLPGTTGTPSPQGKSSQAGGVASHPVAPRHKVANDPVPSSAGKVFFSYNGLNYVCSASTINNSYKNLIITAGHCVHGGAGQGWHSNIVFAPSYYNGQSGAGLWNWSQARAFNSWIDSSDFSHDQAFVTLQQRNGQNLIDAVGGNGLVWGNGRDQAGTRIWGWPAEPPYNGEVPYYCDGTTFAWGSTDAALGCTMNGGASGGPWMKDRIDANLGYVFAVTSRRTTSGTPYLLATPNSADVKTMFDQMTT is encoded by the coding sequence ATGACCCGACCCGTCCTGCGCCTGCTTGCCGCCGGCGTCCTGCTCACCAGTACGGCGGTCGCGACCGCCACTCCCTCGACGGCGACACCACCCGCCGCCACCACCGCCGTCCAGGCTCCCGCCGTACCGCAGAAGGCCGGCGGGCTGGACGCGACCGGCTACTGGACCGCGGAGAAGCTGAAGAACGCGATCCCCGCCGACCTGCCCGGCACCACCGGAACCCCTTCTCCCCAAGGGAAATCGAGCCAGGCCGGCGGCGTCGCGTCGCATCCGGTCGCGCCGAGGCACAAGGTCGCCAACGACCCGGTGCCGAGCTCGGCGGGCAAGGTGTTCTTCAGCTACAACGGCCTGAACTACGTCTGCTCCGCGTCGACGATCAACAACAGCTACAAGAACCTGATCATCACCGCCGGCCACTGCGTGCACGGCGGCGCGGGTCAGGGCTGGCACAGCAACATCGTGTTCGCGCCGTCGTACTACAACGGCCAGTCCGGCGCCGGGCTGTGGAACTGGAGCCAGGCGCGCGCGTTCAACTCCTGGATCGACAGCAGCGACTTCAGCCACGACCAGGCGTTCGTCACGCTGCAGCAGCGCAACGGGCAGAACCTGATCGACGCGGTCGGCGGCAACGGACTGGTCTGGGGCAACGGCCGCGACCAGGCCGGGACGCGGATCTGGGGCTGGCCGGCCGAGCCGCCGTACAACGGTGAGGTCCCGTACTACTGCGACGGTACGACGTTCGCGTGGGGCAGCACCGACGCGGCGCTGGGCTGCACGATGAACGGCGGCGCGAGCGGCGGTCCGTGGATGAAGGACCGGATCGACGCGAACCTCGGCTACGTGTTCGCGGTGACGTCGCGGCGGACGACCAGCGGTACGCCGTACCTGCTGGCGACGCCGAACTCGGCCGACGTGAAGACCATGTTCGACCAGATGACTACTTGA
- a CDS encoding rhodanese-like domain-containing protein, whose protein sequence is MTQNPMIPAVVVADVDDALLAEAFVLDVREPDEWNSGHIEGATHIPLGQLQQRVGEVPLGQKVICVCAVGGRSGVATQYLMSEGREAINLDGGMHAWQSFGRPVATD, encoded by the coding sequence ATGACGCAGAACCCGATGATTCCCGCCGTCGTCGTCGCCGACGTGGACGACGCTTTGCTGGCCGAGGCCTTCGTGCTCGACGTGCGGGAGCCGGACGAGTGGAACAGCGGTCACATCGAGGGTGCGACCCACATCCCGCTCGGCCAGCTGCAGCAGCGGGTCGGCGAGGTGCCGCTCGGCCAGAAGGTGATCTGCGTGTGCGCGGTCGGCGGCCGCTCCGGCGTCGCCACCCAGTACCTGATGTCCGAGGGCCGCGAAGCGATCAACCTCGACGGCGGCATGCACGCCTGGCAGTCCTTCGGCCGCCCGGTCG